GGCCGAGTTTGCGCGCGTGTGCCGGCCCGTGTTCGGCAGTCAGGGGAGCAACACAGGGTGCGTGTGCACGCACCTGGGCCTGGAGGCGCACGCACGGGCACGCGCCCTGCTGGACCTGGCCGGACGCGACCCGCGCATCGCGCCGCGCGCGGGCACGGCGCCGCCGGACCAGGCGTTCTGGATCGACCTGATCGAGGCGTCCGTGGGCGAGTACTTCAAGTATCAGGACGAGGAGACCTACACGCAGACCATCGGGAAGCTCGCTGCGGGCGAGCGCACCGAGGCCGACCGCAAGCGGGTGGAGGTGCACCGCCGGACGGGCCTGGCGCACGTGCTCTGGGGCCGGCGGGCAAGCATGCAGAGACTACGGACGAGGATCCGCCTGTGCGCCGAGGCCGACGAGCCGGTGCTGATCGTCGGAGAGTCCGGCACGGGCAAGGAGTACGTCGCGCACCTGGTCCATGAACGCAGCGCGCGCGCCATGGCCCCCCTGATCCCGGTGAACTGCGCGCTGTTCGCCGGCAACGCCGCGCTGGCGAACTCGACGCTGTTCGGGCACGTGCGGGGCGCGTTCACGGGCGCCGTGCAGGACCGGGACGGGGCGTTCGTGTCGGCCGACTCCGGCATCCTGTTCCTGGACGAACTGGCCGAGCTGCCCCTGGAGGTTCAGGGGAAGCTGCTGCGGGTGCTGGAGGACGGGTGGGTCACGCCCGAGGGGAGCGACCGCCCCCGGAAGGTCGACGTGCGCATAGTGACGGCCACGAACCGCAACCTGCCGGCGTGCATTCGCGCGGGCACGTTCCGCAGCGACCTCTACCACCGGCTGGACACGTTCACGATCCACGTGCCCGCCCTGCGCGACCACGTGGACGACGTGGAGGCCATCGCGCGGGCCGTCCTGCCCTCACTGCTGCCCGAGGGGCGCCGGCTGAAGCTGTCGGCGCAGGACGTCGAGCACCTGCGCGGCTACGACTGGCCGGGCAACGTGCGCCAGCTCATCAAGGTGCTGAAACGGGCGGCCTGTCTGGGCATGTCGCCGGCCGACGCCATCGACGAGGAGCGCGCGCTGGGCCCGCTGGTCGAACAGGCGGAGGGCGAAGCCGCGGGCGGCCGCCTGTGGCCGCAGAGCGCCGAGGACGTGCGGACCATGGCCGAGATGAGGGCCGACTACGCTGCATGCGCGCTGGCGCTGCATGCCGGGAACCTCTCGGCGACGGCCCGCCGCCTGGACATCGCCGTCAACACGCTGAAGTCCTACCTGGCCGGATAGCAGCCCGTTGAAGGAGTGTGGAACAGCCGCCCCGCCCGCCCCGGCGGGCAAGCCCCGTCGGGCAGGCCTCGGCTGTCGGCCCAGATCTGGAACGGCCTCACTGCAGGCAAGAACGCACAGGCGAGGGCGCCTGTGCCACACAAAAGGACTTCTTCAACGGGCCGGATGGGCCCGGGCGGGGCCGTCACGGCGCGATGGCGGCCGCGATCTCCCGGCTCAGATCGGCAAGGGCCCGGCTATGCGCGGCGACGGCCGCTGCGGCGGTGCGGCCGTCAAGCGGCACGTGCACGACGGACAGGCGGTCGGCGACCTCCCCCTCCCCTCCCGCCCGGGTGACCGACCACCGGGCCGAGAGGACGACCTCGCGATCGTCCACACATTCGAAACCCAGGACGAAGACGGCCACCGCGAAGTCTGCGCGCGCGGCCTGTGCAGCGGGGCCGTAGGTGACTCGTTCGCTGGGGAGGAGGCCGGACAGGTTGTCCGCCAGCGTCCGCGCGATGCCCTCGTCGAGCGGCTCGCCCCATCGGTCGAACTCCGCCAGCGTCAGCTCCGAGGCCCCGCGGCGGGTGGTGAGCGGACTTCGGTCAAGATAGGCGGGCACCGACACACGGGCGACGGCCACCGAGGGGCCCTGTGCGCCCTGCGTCGTCGCCCGGGGCACGGCGGCCGTCAGCACGTACAGGCGAGCCGGATCGCTGCGCATGCATCCGGCCAGGGCCATCGCGAACGCCGTTGCCAGTGCCAGTTCTCGCACGGCCGGCCGCGCCATCTCAGCGTCCTCCTTTGCCGTAGACCAGCGACTCGGGGTGTCTCTCCAGGTAGTCGGCCAACTCCCGCACTGCGCGGGCGGCGGCGTTGAGTTCTCGAAGGGCGGCGTTCACGTCCTGCCGCACGCCCGCCGGGCCTGAGGCCGCCGCCTCCACGGACTGCAGCACTGCCGAGGCGGCGCGGATGACCGACTCGGCCGACGCGAGCGTCTCGGCGACGGCCCCCCCGACCGACTGCACCTGGCCGTCCGTGCGCTCGATGAGCGCGTCGAGCCGGCGCAGCGTCTCGGTGTCGGCCCTCCGCACCATGCGGCGGCCCTCGGCCAGGGCGGTGCCGACGGCGGCGACGATGAGGTCGATCCTCGAGTCCGTGCGCTCGATCACGCACCGGGCCTCGGCCAGGAGGCCCCGCAGGTCGGCCGGCAGTCCGCCGGCGTC
This is a stretch of genomic DNA from Candidatus Brocadiaceae bacterium. It encodes these proteins:
- a CDS encoding sigma 54-interacting transcriptional regulator encodes the protein MAKRRDVAVLTYNGVDGACAAAMALLRHPRAEVLVTSAKRVGGTLRALAGRTCTPAEVLVCGLGVYCPWEEVREPAARLRRRGAEITWFCGRGYLEPEEAEFARVCRPVFGSQGSNTGCVCTHLGLEAHARARALLDLAGRDPRIAPRAGTAPPDQAFWIDLIEASVGEYFKYQDEETYTQTIGKLAAGERTEADRKRVEVHRRTGLAHVLWGRRASMQRLRTRIRLCAEADEPVLIVGESGTGKEYVAHLVHERSARAMAPLIPVNCALFAGNAALANSTLFGHVRGAFTGAVQDRDGAFVSADSGILFLDELAELPLEVQGKLLRVLEDGWVTPEGSDRPRKVDVRIVTATNRNLPACIRAGTFRSDLYHRLDTFTIHVPALRDHVDDVEAIARAVLPSLLPEGRRLKLSAQDVEHLRGYDWPGNVRQLIKVLKRAACLGMSPADAIDEERALGPLVEQAEGEAAGGRLWPQSAEDVRTMAEMRADYAACALALHAGNLSATARRLDIAVNTLKSYLAG
- a CDS encoding membrane integrity-associated transporter subunit PqiC; the encoded protein is MARPAVRELALATAFAMALAGCMRSDPARLYVLTAAVPRATTQGAQGPSVAVARVSVPAYLDRSPLTTRRGASELTLAEFDRWGEPLDEGIARTLADNLSGLLPSERVTYGPAAQAARADFAVAVFVLGFECVDDREVVLSARWSVTRAGGEGEVADRLSVVHVPLDGRTAAAAVAAHSRALADLSREIAAAIAP